In Fimbriiglobus ruber, a genomic segment contains:
- the gcvPA gene encoding aminomethyl-transferring glycine dehydrogenase subunit GcvPA, whose amino-acid sequence MTGYLLNTPDDVTAMLARIGAKSVDELFGHISPELRLNRSLDIPPALSEIELTRHIQSLAARNESASSAVCFLGGGAYDHFIPSVVDAIAGRSEFYTAYTPYQAEASQGTLQAVFEYQTLMCQLTGLDVANASLYEGGSAVAEAVLMALAVTGRHGDVLVAESVHPEYRQTLATYAANLKCRVVTLPTPDGFLNPADVAKAANDQTVAVIAQSPNFFGHLEEMEAIGAAARKVGALFVAGFDPIGTGVLKRPGEYGADIAVAEGQGLGTPLGYGGPYLGILACRQEFVRKIPGRLVGETVDRNGKRCWVLTLQPREQHIARQRATSNICTNQGLLALRAAVYLTALGPQGLKETAELCLRKAHYAADRLKAAGATMKFSRPFFKEFTVSLPGNAAAHLAGLRKAGYHAGLPTGRWYPNLANCVTVAVTEKRTKAEIDGLAAAVHNRVAGK is encoded by the coding sequence GTGACCGGGTATTTGTTGAACACGCCGGACGACGTGACCGCCATGCTCGCCCGGATCGGTGCCAAGTCGGTCGACGAACTGTTCGGGCACATCTCGCCCGAGCTGCGTCTGAACCGGTCGCTGGACATCCCGCCCGCGCTGTCCGAGATCGAGCTGACGCGCCACATCCAGAGCCTCGCGGCCCGCAACGAGTCCGCCAGCAGCGCCGTCTGCTTCCTCGGCGGCGGCGCGTACGACCACTTCATCCCGAGCGTGGTCGACGCCATCGCCGGCCGGTCCGAGTTCTACACGGCGTACACGCCGTACCAGGCCGAGGCGAGCCAGGGGACGCTGCAGGCAGTCTTCGAATACCAGACCCTGATGTGCCAGCTCACCGGCCTGGACGTGGCGAACGCCTCGCTTTACGAGGGCGGGTCGGCCGTCGCCGAGGCGGTGCTGATGGCGCTGGCGGTCACCGGCCGGCACGGGGACGTCCTCGTTGCCGAGAGCGTCCACCCGGAATACCGGCAGACGCTCGCTACCTACGCGGCCAACCTCAAGTGCCGGGTGGTCACGCTGCCGACGCCCGACGGGTTCCTGAACCCGGCCGACGTGGCCAAGGCGGCGAACGACCAGACGGTGGCCGTCATCGCGCAGTCGCCGAACTTCTTCGGCCACCTGGAAGAGATGGAGGCGATCGGCGCCGCGGCCCGGAAGGTCGGGGCGCTGTTCGTGGCCGGGTTCGACCCGATCGGCACCGGCGTCCTCAAGCGGCCCGGCGAGTACGGGGCCGACATTGCGGTAGCCGAGGGCCAGGGGCTCGGAACGCCGCTCGGGTACGGCGGGCCGTACCTCGGCATCCTCGCCTGCCGCCAGGAGTTCGTCCGCAAGATTCCGGGCCGGCTCGTGGGCGAGACGGTCGACCGGAACGGCAAGCGGTGCTGGGTGCTGACGCTCCAGCCCCGCGAGCAGCACATCGCCCGCCAGCGGGCGACCAGCAACATCTGCACGAACCAGGGCCTGCTCGCGTTGCGGGCGGCCGTCTACCTCACCGCCCTCGGCCCACAGGGGCTGAAGGAGACGGCCGAACTCTGCCTCCGCAAGGCCCACTACGCGGCCGACCGGTTGAAGGCGGCCGGCGCGACGATGAAGTTCAGCCGCCCGTTCTTCAAGGAGTTCACCGTGTCGCTGCCGGGCAACGCGGCAGCCCACCTCGCCGGCCTCCGCAAGGCTGGCTACCACGCCGGCCTGCCGACCGGCCGCTGGTACCCGAACCTCGCGAACTGCGTGACGGTAGCCGTGACCGAGAAGCGGACGAAAGCCGAGATTGATGGCCTGGCGGCGGCCGTCCACAATCGGGTTGCGGGGAAGTGA
- the gcvH gene encoding glycine cleavage system protein GcvH produces MDQSTLRYAKSHEWVALDGTTATIGITTFAAEQLGDITFLELPKVGKVLAAGDEIGIVESVKSTSPIYAPVSGTVTAVNDAAIKDTELIKNDSFGAGWFLKLTLAAGAGVDHLMTKAQYDEQLASEGH; encoded by the coding sequence ATGGACCAGTCCACGCTGCGGTACGCCAAGTCGCACGAATGGGTGGCGCTCGACGGCACCACCGCGACGATCGGGATCACGACGTTCGCGGCCGAGCAGCTCGGGGACATCACGTTCCTCGAACTGCCCAAGGTCGGCAAGGTCTTGGCCGCAGGCGACGAGATCGGGATCGTCGAGTCGGTGAAGAGTACGTCGCCGATTTACGCCCCGGTGAGCGGGACCGTGACCGCCGTCAACGACGCGGCGATCAAGGACACCGAACTCATCAAGAACGACTCGTTCGGCGCGGGCTGGTTCCTCAAGCTCACGCTCGCGGCCGGCGCCGGCGTCGACCACCTGATGACCAAGGCGCAGTACGACGAGCAGCTCGCGTCCGAGGGGCATTAA
- the gcvT gene encoding glycine cleavage system aminomethyltransferase GcvT, with product MTNRRTPLYDWHVAHKARMVPFGGWDMPVQYAGIIDEHRAVRTAAGLFDVSHMARLSFEGPDALALLESVFTNSVATMKEGQVRYGLLCDDSGGILDDVLVYRLPDGYSMVANASNREKVVAWLDRNAAAKNTQVHDQTETTALVAIQGPRSVDFVAGLFETDVSALKYYFATKTRYRGQDCLVSRTGYTGEDGFEVCVPNELAVALCDELTGRGAVPCGLGSRDTLRLEAAMPLYGHELTEAIDPIGAGLGWAVKLDKGEFVGRGPLLLAQEQIGRGPRRVGLELEGKRAAREGCAVVLGDGRAVGTITSGSYTPWLEKSLAMAYVEAAHADVGTQIQVDIRGSKVAAKVVALPFYKRKK from the coding sequence ATGACGAACCGCCGCACGCCGCTTTACGACTGGCACGTCGCGCACAAGGCGCGGATGGTCCCGTTCGGCGGGTGGGACATGCCGGTGCAGTACGCCGGGATCATCGACGAACACCGGGCCGTCCGCACCGCCGCCGGCCTGTTCGACGTGTCGCACATGGCCCGGCTCTCGTTCGAAGGGCCGGACGCGCTCGCCCTACTCGAAAGCGTGTTCACGAACTCAGTCGCCACGATGAAAGAGGGCCAGGTCCGGTACGGCCTCCTCTGCGACGACAGCGGCGGCATCCTCGACGACGTGTTAGTTTACCGCCTGCCCGACGGTTACTCGATGGTGGCCAACGCGTCGAACCGCGAAAAGGTCGTCGCCTGGCTCGACCGGAACGCGGCCGCCAAGAACACCCAGGTTCACGACCAGACCGAGACGACCGCGCTCGTCGCGATCCAGGGGCCGCGGAGCGTCGACTTCGTCGCCGGCCTGTTCGAGACCGACGTCTCCGCCTTGAAATATTACTTCGCAACCAAGACGCGGTACCGGGGCCAGGACTGCCTCGTCAGCCGGACCGGGTACACGGGCGAAGACGGGTTCGAGGTGTGCGTACCGAACGAGTTGGCCGTCGCCCTCTGCGACGAGTTGACGGGCCGTGGGGCCGTGCCGTGCGGGCTCGGCTCGCGGGACACGCTCCGGCTCGAAGCCGCCATGCCACTCTACGGGCACGAGCTGACCGAGGCGATCGACCCGATCGGAGCCGGCCTCGGGTGGGCGGTGAAGCTCGACAAGGGTGAGTTCGTGGGCCGCGGTCCTCTCCTCCTTGCCCAGGAACAAATCGGCCGCGGACCCCGCCGCGTCGGGCTGGAACTGGAAGGCAAGCGGGCGGCCCGCGAGGGCTGTGCCGTCGTCCTCGGCGACGGCCGGGCAGTCGGGACGATCACCAGCGGTAGCTATACGCCGTGGCTGGAGAAGTCGCTCGCGATGGCCTACGTGGAGGCCGCCCACGCCGACGTCGGCACCCAAATTCAGGTCGACATCCGCGGGTCGAAGGTCGCGGCGAAGGTGGTCGCGCTGCCGTTTTACAAGCGCAAGAAGTGA
- a CDS encoding DUF11 domain-containing protein yields the protein MQTVWKRLLVGLIAVAVVSGAAVGLSSPGPGPSQPPANIPTADGPTPLTLTAAQLQPARPEAAVSLDWSGPSAARVNKPAEYTLTVRNTSVQFVQKVVVQVRVPADVKIAQISPAAKVVDGIYLWELGTLEAKDARNLKMTLTPAAGGELGCQAWVTFTGTAGMKVAVQEPKLEATIKAPATVAVGDEFQVSYRVMNIGNCAAESYHVLKQFSAGPFPLDCPGFGKSLGALEMDAKTETLCVKTPGEYTYQVIASADGVDAKATAKVRVIAPKLKVTVAGPAEVLVGRKATYHVTVENTGELPVKDITLARTPPAGWKPLDTRPWRVSSPAEVTICSPSCETSKESSARDVGRDLALMAGMRLRESQPRTGDTISELTPGQSAEMTFDALPTAAGAYTMFVQASGNRNATAAAECSTRVSGIPALRVELVDLVDPVEKGQTTTYEIRVTNTGTMADENVVVTCPLPEQLKFVSATGPVNHAVDDLNNCGVVRFEPVRELAPKTETVFRVTVKAVGTGDVRFKAQVNSKHLTTSVVKEESTRVFGD from the coding sequence ATGCAGACCGTATGGAAGCGCTTGTTGGTCGGATTGATCGCGGTCGCGGTCGTGAGCGGCGCGGCGGTCGGACTGTCCTCGCCGGGTCCAGGGCCGTCGCAACCTCCCGCGAACATTCCGACGGCGGACGGGCCCACGCCCCTCACATTGACGGCCGCCCAATTGCAGCCGGCTCGGCCGGAGGCGGCCGTCTCGCTCGATTGGTCCGGCCCGTCGGCTGCGCGGGTGAACAAGCCGGCGGAGTACACGCTGACCGTGCGGAACACGTCCGTACAGTTCGTGCAAAAGGTCGTCGTCCAGGTTCGCGTGCCCGCAGACGTGAAGATCGCCCAGATCTCCCCGGCCGCCAAGGTAGTCGACGGCATCTACCTGTGGGAACTCGGGACGCTCGAAGCGAAGGACGCCCGGAACCTGAAGATGACGCTCACGCCCGCGGCAGGGGGCGAACTGGGCTGCCAAGCGTGGGTGACGTTCACCGGCACCGCGGGCATGAAGGTCGCCGTCCAAGAGCCGAAGCTGGAAGCGACGATCAAGGCCCCAGCCACCGTGGCCGTCGGGGATGAATTCCAGGTATCGTACCGGGTGATGAATATCGGCAATTGCGCGGCTGAGAGTTACCACGTCTTGAAGCAATTTTCGGCAGGTCCGTTCCCGCTCGATTGTCCTGGGTTTGGAAAGTCTCTGGGAGCACTGGAGATGGACGCGAAAACGGAGACTCTCTGCGTCAAAACCCCAGGCGAGTACACGTACCAAGTAATCGCATCGGCGGACGGCGTGGATGCAAAGGCCACGGCCAAGGTCCGTGTCATTGCCCCTAAGTTGAAGGTGACGGTCGCCGGCCCGGCCGAAGTCCTCGTCGGCCGCAAGGCGACCTACCACGTGACCGTGGAAAATACTGGTGAGCTGCCGGTCAAAGATATCACCCTCGCCCGTACCCCACCGGCCGGGTGGAAACCACTCGACACCCGGCCTTGGAGGGTCAGCAGCCCGGCCGAAGTAACGATCTGCAGTCCATCGTGCGAAACTAGTAAAGAATCGTCAGCTAGAGACGTCGGCCGCGACCTGGCCTTGATGGCCGGGATGAGACTACGCGAAAGCCAACCGCGTACGGGCGACACGATCAGTGAACTCACCCCAGGCCAGTCGGCTGAAATGACGTTCGACGCACTGCCGACCGCGGCCGGGGCGTACACGATGTTCGTTCAGGCATCTGGTAACCGGAACGCGACGGCCGCGGCCGAGTGTTCGACCCGCGTGAGCGGCATCCCCGCCCTGCGGGTAGAACTGGTCGATCTCGTGGACCCGGTCGAGAAGGGGCAGACGACGACGTATGAAATCCGCGTGACCAACACCGGGACGATGGCGGACGAGAATGTGGTCGTCACCTGCCCGCTGCCCGAGCAGCTCAAGTTCGTATCCGCGACCGGCCCGGTCAACCACGCGGTCGACGACCTGAACAACTGCGGCGTCGTCCGCTTCGAACCGGTCCGCGAACTGGCCCCGAAGACCGAGACCGTGTTCCGCGTGACCGTGAAAGCCGTGGGCACCGGCGACGTGCGGTTCAAGGCCCAGGTGAACAGCAAGCACCTGACCACGTCGGTGGTGAAAGAAGAATCGACCCGCGTCTTCGGCGACTGA
- a CDS encoding DNA translocase FtsK, giving the protein MPEPRATQPRWRLDAVAITLAAAGGLLAACVGTYRPLAGASNLLGPAGTDVAAALVNALGLGSVGLLVGWFAVVGLYVARRGWGRLAVRAAGWAVLTVCVTVCADYAAARFSLGPVSAYGKGGSVGAYLRFALDDALKPPLPGVAVVAAILLGLVLAADNIVRAVVNIVWLILCFLGACVVKGNAQVAVVGDRVISWGARTARAVKAAVAGRLARKPVEIVALVAAEPAADAPPPIIRHTALPAADPAPAAESLTETIPEPVPISHPTPIVNATPPLRVHVPDAPESEPIPEAAYELPPLSLLADPDAFAVEDHEQKLRDRAALLEKTFQNFGLNVKVVGIHTGPVVTQYEVALDTGMRLNKVTTLSDDLALNLGVAAVRIVAPLPGRNTVGIEVPNEHRQTVRLKELALATTAKAAKFKLPIFLGKDVEGRPLVYDMATMPHLLIAGRTGTGKSVCLNAIILSFLLTRRPDECRMIMIDPKKVELSEYGKVPHLMHPVVTDDKKSEAILGWAVDKMEERYELLRRARVRNIATYNDLGWDEIIRRVDPQSEDERQALPRKMPYIVIIVDEVGDLLMSMKKEVEGHIIRLAQKSRAAGIHLILATQKPTVDVITGLIKSNLPARICFQVASRADSAVVLDEKGADKLLGMGDMLFLQPGTSTIIRAQGAYVDDREIERVVGALEVHEPNYESELLNLKAKESAGAGGDLGEKMRERDSMYEQAVEIVIREQRGSTSLLQRALGVGYGRASRLIDFMAEDGIVGTYNGSSARDVLVTSEEWNLRKQGA; this is encoded by the coding sequence ATGCCGGAACCCCGCGCGACCCAGCCCCGGTGGCGCCTGGACGCCGTCGCCATCACCCTCGCCGCGGCCGGCGGGTTGCTCGCGGCCTGCGTCGGCACCTACCGCCCGCTCGCCGGCGCTTCCAACCTGCTCGGGCCAGCTGGTACCGACGTGGCCGCGGCCCTGGTGAACGCACTCGGGCTCGGTTCCGTCGGGCTGCTCGTCGGTTGGTTCGCCGTCGTCGGGCTGTACGTCGCGCGGCGCGGGTGGGGGCGGCTCGCGGTCCGCGCGGCCGGGTGGGCGGTCCTCACCGTCTGCGTCACCGTCTGCGCCGACTACGCGGCCGCCCGTTTCTCCCTCGGCCCGGTGTCGGCTTACGGCAAAGGCGGGTCGGTCGGAGCGTACCTACGGTTCGCCCTGGACGACGCGCTCAAGCCGCCGCTGCCGGGCGTCGCCGTCGTCGCGGCGATCCTCCTCGGCCTCGTTCTCGCCGCGGACAACATCGTCCGGGCTGTGGTCAACATCGTTTGGCTGATCCTCTGTTTCCTGGGCGCCTGCGTGGTGAAGGGGAACGCCCAGGTCGCGGTGGTCGGCGACCGGGTCATCTCCTGGGGCGCCCGGACCGCGCGGGCCGTCAAAGCGGCCGTGGCCGGGCGACTGGCGCGGAAGCCGGTCGAGATCGTCGCGCTTGTGGCCGCCGAACCGGCCGCGGACGCGCCGCCGCCGATCATCCGGCACACCGCCCTCCCGGCGGCCGACCCCGCACCGGCGGCCGAATCGCTGACCGAAACGATTCCGGAGCCGGTCCCGATCTCGCACCCCACGCCGATCGTCAACGCGACGCCGCCGCTCCGCGTCCACGTCCCGGACGCACCCGAATCCGAGCCAATACCGGAAGCCGCTTACGAACTGCCCCCGCTGTCCCTGCTCGCGGACCCGGACGCCTTTGCGGTCGAAGACCACGAGCAGAAGTTGCGCGACCGGGCGGCCCTCCTGGAAAAGACCTTCCAGAACTTCGGGCTGAACGTGAAGGTGGTCGGCATTCACACCGGCCCGGTCGTGACGCAGTACGAGGTCGCGCTCGATACCGGCATGCGGCTGAACAAAGTCACAACCCTGTCCGACGACCTGGCCCTCAACCTCGGCGTGGCGGCCGTCCGGATCGTGGCCCCGCTCCCGGGCCGGAACACCGTCGGCATCGAGGTGCCGAACGAACACCGGCAGACGGTCCGGCTTAAGGAACTCGCGCTCGCCACGACCGCCAAGGCGGCCAAGTTCAAGCTGCCGATCTTCCTCGGCAAGGACGTCGAGGGCCGCCCGCTCGTCTACGACATGGCGACGATGCCGCACCTGCTCATCGCCGGCCGGACCGGGACGGGGAAGTCGGTCTGCCTGAACGCCATTATCCTGAGCTTCCTGCTCACGCGCCGGCCGGACGAGTGCCGGATGATCATGATCGACCCCAAGAAGGTCGAACTCTCCGAGTACGGCAAAGTCCCACACCTGATGCACCCGGTCGTGACCGACGACAAGAAATCGGAAGCGATTCTGGGGTGGGCGGTAGACAAGATGGAGGAGCGGTACGAACTGCTCCGCCGGGCCAGGGTGCGGAACATTGCCACGTACAACGATCTGGGGTGGGACGAGATCATCCGCCGGGTTGATCCGCAGAGCGAAGACGAGCGCCAAGCCTTGCCGCGGAAGATGCCGTACATCGTCATCATCGTGGACGAAGTGGGCGACCTGCTCATGTCCATGAAGAAAGAGGTCGAGGGGCACATCATCCGCCTCGCCCAGAAGTCGCGGGCGGCCGGCATCCACCTCATCCTGGCCACCCAGAAACCGACGGTCGACGTCATCACCGGCCTCATCAAGTCGAACCTGCCGGCGCGAATCTGCTTCCAGGTGGCGAGCCGGGCGGACAGCGCGGTCGTGCTGGACGAGAAGGGGGCCGACAAGCTGCTCGGCATGGGTGACATGCTGTTCCTCCAGCCGGGCACCAGTACCATCATCCGCGCCCAGGGCGCGTACGTGGACGACCGGGAGATCGAGCGGGTGGTCGGCGCCCTCGAAGTCCACGAGCCGAACTACGAAAGCGAATTGCTGAACCTGAAGGCGAAGGAGTCGGCCGGCGCGGGCGGCGACCTGGGCGAGAAAATGCGCGAGCGGGACTCGATGTACGAACAGGCGGTCGAGATCGTCATCCGCGAGCAGCGCGGCAGCACGTCGCTGCTCCAGCGAGCCCTCGGCGTCGGCTACGGCCGCGCCAGCCGACTCATCGACTTCATGGCCGAGGATGGGATCGTCGGAACGTACAACGGCAGCAGCGCGCGGGACGTCCTGGTCACCAGCGAGGAGTGGAACCTCCGCAAGCAAGGCGCGTAA